The sequence AGGGACAATCCAATCCATACCGGCCTCTGTGGAAAGCAAAATCCAGTAACCATATACAAATCTGGTAATTAGAATTATCCTCCTGGTTTTTCTCCAGATGGCACTTCTCTCTCCCATGGGGCTGGAGGCATCATCTTGCTAACAGGCTACATCAGTGGctcatttagaaataaatttacaaTTCTTTTACAAGTGTTTGACTTTTGTGAATGAGCCCTGTAGGAAAACTTATAGTTCTGAGCGGCATGCCCATCTGACAAGTCATTTCTCACTTCTGAGATCACTTGGGGAAATAGAGAATGATATGAGGAGTTAAGATGAATCAGAGGAAGATTTCTTTTACTCAGCTTCCCATCACACtgtgcttttctgcatctatttaaaaattaacttgtgACCCGTAGTAACCGAATCCTCTCAGTCACGCACATAGCTTCCTTTAAGACTGTTATTCTCACTCAGAGGTGATTTTTACCTGTTAGAGTGGACAAACTGCGGGACTCTCAGGACTATCAGGTTAGTTTTCATCTTTCTACATGGCCAAAATGGAGTGAATGTGTGTTTGTGACTATGTGTGccttaattttgaaattaattacaAGTTATCAGACAACTTCTTACCCAGGCTTTAATGGAGAGTTTTCTGTGGTTAAGCTCTCAGAGTAACAAACCAACTAATCacattttgaatgtttttctatCAGAGTAATGCTATCTGTAATATTAtgcttgttttttcttccatAATTGGCACCTTATGAATATAAAGTATGCTAAGATTTTCTTAAGGCACACAAGTAGCTTATctatttaaagtattaaaaactaCAACACTATATTTTTcttcaatgttattttaaatatacccagaaaaaaataaaagggatgaAACAGAAGTAAGATAGATTCTAATATTTGTTAAAGGAGAATGATTGTCGTTTGATATTCTAGTTTCAAAATTTTGACATAATGTTCAATAATTAATGATAGAAACTCAATAGTTTTACATAACTTTttactcaatatttaaaaaacctTTACTTGTATTTATTAGTCTTATGATATCCTTGAGAATTCTGTAGACATACATATTACCAACAACACTTATGTATGAAAGATTAAAACATGTTTGATGTCCCAACATTAATGGTGAAGCTAATAACTCAGGTTTTCTCATTTCCCAACAAATACCTTAGCTGATTGTGCTGTTTTTTAGAGCTAGCATTTATCAAAGGCAATGACTTTGTGATTAGTTATAGtgcttttgttgatttgttttaaaaaggtgAATGCTTTCtactttttgtatttcttaaaatttaaactttggagatctatttaattattttgagtttGCTTTTGAAGTTTTCCAAGAAACTTTATTTCTTATGATTTACAGTCTTTTTTCCTCTATATCTATAATTTGTTAAAAGGCTGTTAGAAGATCAGTACTAATTGATATGCtaatagaaattaatacaacatagAAGAATGCTTATataaggaaattatattttatttaataaaagtttaagagaaattaacaaattaaccaatttataaaaccaaaaacttctaaataaactataatatgAGAAGATGTCCAATATTTGAGATTTCCCTTAACATCAAAGATACATAGGATAAGCTTGAATTACCTAGTCTCTGATAAGATTCTAAGCTTTCtctgattttcaaatgtattatttcGAAGTAGAATAGTACTTCATTTGAGTCCACAGTGAGAGTAAAAACATAACCCACTTTATCTTGAATTGAAAGATATTTATAATAGTAAGTTTGCTGCTGCGAAGCCTTCTGTGGtttcttctaatttcattttttacttcaaATTCTTTAAAAGGAACATAATTACAAATCAACTCGGTAAATTCTGAATTCTGGAAAGTCTCTGggtttggaaaaatgaatataaaatacgAGTAGCTCTTTGTTATGGATTTTTCACTTCAGCTGAATACAGAGCATTCTGCCTTACTATCTTATTGGATCAAATCTTGAAATTACATACATCAAGCAAATAATGCTATAAGGAACGTGTAGTACTAACAttaattaaattacaaaataataatctgCAGAGGTTATAGTTAAGCATTTTATGACCTTCAATTACAGTAGTagtaacatttttatttgataattagATAGCTAGGTAATTAAAAACATGTAATTAGAGCAAAGTCCTATCTTAATTTATAAAGGCAATACAAACAAAAGGATAGGAAAACCTCATTGAGAAATTGTTACTCCACCATTATCATGAGACCCATTTTTACCAATATATCTTATAAGGAAAATAAGTCAAATATTGTCTTAGGCTTTCTTGTTAAAATACTCTTGAAGACAAAGTGATAAAGTTAAGTCCCAAATCAGAAAcacaatacaaaataattttatcccCATGAGCTTTCACCAGTCCAATGTCATTGTGAATGGTGTAGGGTAAAAGACAATGTTGGAAGATGGTATAGAATCACCATACAAACCTTTAAAGGTTAAGGCCAGAACCTCACTTCATTACTCAGAAACAATTAATTACTGAGCACAGGTATATTACATTATTTACTACTTTCATTGTCACCACATTTCTCACCAGATATAAATAGGCAGAATCCTTTGTATGTCGTCCAATTTGGGGTGTATAAAGGATGATGTGACTTCCGGTTCCTGAGGGAGGAAAAGGCTTCAACATGAATTAACAACCATGAAGAACGGATCTGGTCCAAGCAGGAGACTTTATCTCAGAGTTCAAGGACACTTAAGAGTTGTATTTTGCCTGGTGAACTTGATTGGCAAGGATCACATAAAGTCTCTCAGCTAAAGGAAACCAACTTATGGCCTAATTATATCCACAGACATAGGGACtttctattcatttctttaaaatttaactcTTCCTTATATTTATGAAGCAATATGAATACCTCACTTCTCTCTTTGTCACTGACACAAATTAACTCTCTAATCCACCAAGAGAGCTTGAAATGTCACTGTCTCTTTTAGAGCGACACAGacctcttcctccttctggcAAAATCTTCCCCCTGAATGAAGTTGGAGAGAGCCTTGGTGAGGTCTGATGTCTCAGTGCTGCTCCCAAAGTCATAGTTCTTCAGACATGGGCACAGACAGTGCACAATGGCCCGGCGGATGTAGCTGTCAAAAATATAGTAAATGAAAGGGTTGACACAGCTATTGGCAAATGCCAAAGGCCCACTCACCTCCATGCCCCATTGGAGAAACGCTGAAGAAAAGTGGAGTTCTTGCTGCAACCCAGAGACAATGGCCAGGAGCTTGAAAGTATTAAAAGGCAGCCAGGAGAAGACAAAGGCTGCCACGACAATAAAGATGATCTTTATGGACTTCCTCAGCTTTTTGTTATGCCTTCCTGACTGCTGGTAACGGACACACAGCTTCCTTGTGATGCAACAATAGCAGGTCACCATGCTCACCAAAGGtgcaaaaaaggtaaaaattaaagcCACCAGGGCCCAAGTCAGTTTAATTGAAGTGGCCTTCTTCTCTGCACAGTATGGCTTACCATCAATCAGGGTAAGCTCCCTGGATAGAAGAGTAGGCAACCCCAGGAGGCAGGAGATAAACCAAACACTGGCACAAACTCCATACGCACAGTCTCTCCTTCTGAGTTTCCTGGATATGGCTGGGCACACGATGGCCAGGTAGCGATCAACACTCATGCAGGTGAGTAGGAAGACACTGCAG is a genomic window of Sus scrofa isolate TJ Tabasco breed Duroc chromosome 13, Sscrofa11.1, whole genome shotgun sequence containing:
- the GPR15 gene encoding G-protein coupled receptor 15; the protein is METVMDPEATSVYLDYSYITSENPDIEEAPSHLPYTSVFLPIFYTAVFLIGVLGNLILMSALHFKRGSQRLIDIFIINLAASDFIFLITLPVWVDKERSLGLWRTGSFLCKGSSYVISVNMHCSVFLLTCMSVDRYLAIVCPAISRKLRRRDCAYGVCASVWFISCLLGLPTLLSRELTLIDGKPYCAEKKATSIKLTWALVALIFTFFAPLVSMVTCYCCITRKLCVRYQQSGRHNKKLRKSIKIIFIVVAAFVFSWLPFNTFKLLAIVSGLQQELHFSSAFLQWGMEVSGPLAFANSCVNPFIYYIFDSYIRRAIVHCLCPCLKNYDFGSSTETSDLTKALSNFIQGEDFARRRKRSVSL